Proteins encoded within one genomic window of Papio anubis isolate 15944 chromosome X, Panubis1.0, whole genome shotgun sequence:
- the TEX28 gene encoding testis-specific protein TEX28 (The RefSeq protein has 1 frameshift compared to this genomic sequence), whose protein sequence is MVLKAEHTRSPSATLPSNVPSCRSLSSSEDGPSGPSSLSDGGLAHSLQDSVRHRILYLSEQLRVEKASRDGNTVSYLKLVSKADRHQVPHIRQAFEKVNQRASATIAQIEHRLRQCHQQLQELEEGCRPKGLLLMAESDPANCEPPSEKALLSEPPMPSGEDRPVNLPDASTPFTEESRFQSSQQGMRLETEDVARQQNLILQKVKEELEEAKRFHISLQASYHSLKERSLTDLQLLLESLQEEKCRQALMEERVNDRLQGHLNEIYNLKHNLACSEERMAYLSYERAKEIWEIMETFKSRISKLEMLQQVTRLEAAEHLQSRPPKMLFKFVSLLFSLATVLLVFISTLCACPSSLITSCLCTCTTLMLIGLGVLAWQRRHAIPATDWPEWVSSRCRLYSKNSGPPAHGP, encoded by the exons ATGGTTTTAAAG GCGGAACACACCAGGAGCCCCAGCGCAACCCTCCCCTCCAATGTGCCTTCATGCAGGTCCCTGTCATCCAGCGAAGACGGCCCCAGTGGCCCTTCCAGCCTCTCAGATGGGGGCCTAGCCCACAGCTTACAGGATAGTGTCAGGCACCGCATCCTCTACCTCTCAGAGCAGCTGAGAGTGGAGAAGGCCAGTCGGGATGGCAACACCGTGAGCTACCTCAAGCTGGTGTCCAAAGCAGACCGGCACCAGGTGCCGCACATCCGGCAGG AGCTGGAGGAAGGCTGCAGGCCCAAGGGCTTACTGCTGATGGCAGAAAGCGACCCAGCCAACTGCGAGCCACCCAGCGAGAAGGCCCTGCTTTCAGAGCCCCCCATGCCGAGTGGGGAAGACAGGCCCGTCAACCTGCCCGATGCCAGCACACCCTTCACCGAGGAGAGTCGCTTCCAGAGCTCACAGCAGGGGATGCGCTTAGAGACGGAGGATGTGGCCCGGCAACAAAACCTGATATTGCAGAAGGTAAAGGAAGAGCTGGAAGAAGCCAAGAGGTTCCACATCAGCCTCCAGGCGTCCTATCACAGCCTAAAGGAGAGGTCTCTGACTGACCTGCAGCTGTTGCTGGAGTCCCTTCAGGAGGAGAAGTGTAG ACAAGCCTTGATGGAAGAACGGGTGAATGATCGCCTGCAGGGACACCTGAATGAGATTTACAACCTCAAACACAATCTGGCCTGCAGCGAAGAGAGAATGGCCTATCTATCCTATGAGAGAGCCAAGGAAATATGG GAGATCATGGAGACCTTCAAGAGCCGAATATCCAAGCTGGAGATGCTACAGCAAGTCACCCGACTGGAGGCAGCAGAGCACCTCCAAAGCCGTCCTCCGAAGATGTTGTTCAAGTTCGTGAGTCTGCTCTTCTCACTGGCAACCGTCCTCTTGGTCTTTATCTCCACCTTGTGTGCCTGCCCCTCATCACTGATCACCTCATGCCTGTGCACTTGCACCACCCTGATGCTGATTGGGCTTGGGGTACTGGCCTGGCAGAGGCGGCACGCCATCCCTGCCACAGACTGGCCGGAGTGGGTCTCCTCCAGGTGTAGACTGTACTCCAAGAACTCTGGGCCTCCAGCACATGGACCTTAA
- the OPN1LW gene encoding green opsin, whose protein sequence is MAQQWSLQRLAGRHPQDSYEDSTQSSIFTYTNSNSTRGPFEGPNYHIAPRWVYHLTSVWMIFVVTASVFTNGLVLAATMKFKKLRHPLNWILVNLAVADLAETVIASTISVVNQVSGYFVLGHPMCVLEGFTVSLCGITGLWSLAIISWERWLVVCKPFGNVRFDAKLAIVGIAFSWIWSAVWTAPPIFGWSRYWPHGLKTSCGPDVFSGSSYPGVQSYMIVLMVTCCIIPLAIIVLCYLQVWLAIRAVAKQQKESESTQKAEKEVTRMVMVMIFAYCVCWGPYTFFACFAAANPGYAFHPLMAALPAYFAKSATIYNPIIYVFMNRQFRNCILQLFGKKVDDGSELSSASKTEVSSVSSVSPA, encoded by the exons GCCCCTTTGAAGGCCCCAACTACCACATCGCTCCCAGATGGGTGTACCACCTCACCAGTGTCTGGATGATCTTTGTGGTCACCGCATCCGTCTTCACAAATGGGCTTGTGCTGGCTGCCACCATGAAGTTCAAGAAGTTGCGCCACCCGCTGAACTGGATCCTGGTGAACCTGGCGGTTGCTGACCTAGCAGAGACCGTCATCGCCAGCACTATCAGTGTTGTGAACCAGGTCTCTGGCTACTTCGTGCTGGGCCACCCTATGTGTGTCCTGGAAGGCTTCACCGTCTCCCTGTGTG GGATCACAGGTCTCTGGTCCCTGGCCATCATTTCCTGGGAGAGGTGGCTGGTGGTCTGCAAGCCCTTTGGCAACGTGAGATTTGATGCCAAGCTCGCCATCGTGGGCATTGCCTTCTCCTGGATCTGGTCTGCTGTGTGGACGGCCCCGCCCATCTTTGGTTGGAGCAG GTACTGGCCCCATGGCCTGAAGACTTCATGCGGCCCAGATGTGTTCAGTGGCAGCTCGTACCCCGGGGTGCAGTCTTACATGATTGTCCTCATGGTCACCTGCTGCATCATTCCACTGGCTATCATCGTGCTCTGCTACCTCCAAGTGTGGCTAGCCATCCGAGCG GTGGCAAAGCAGCAGAAAGAGTCTGAATccacccagaaggcagagaaggaagtGACGCgcatggtgatggtgatgatctTCGCATACTGCGTCTGCTGGGGACCCTACACCTTCTTCGCATGCTTTGCTGCTGCCAACCCTGGCTACGCCTTCCACCCTCTGATGGCTGCCCTGCCAGCCTACTTTGCCAAAAGTGCCACTATCTACAACCCCATTATCTATGTCTTTATGAACCGGCAG TTTCGAAACTGCATCTTGCAGCTTTTTGGGAAGAAGGTTGACGATGGCTCTGAACTCTCCAGCGCCTCCAAAACGGAGGTCTCATCTGTGTCCTCGGTGTCGCCTGCATGA